A DNA window from Methanooceanicella nereidis contains the following coding sequences:
- the eno gene encoding phosphopyruvate hydratase: protein MPVPIEKIHAREILDSRGNPTIEVEVYTPVCMGQACVPSGASTGTHEALELRDNDRRYGGKGVRKAVNNIKEIISRKLIGMEVTGQREIDELMIGMDGTENKSKLGANAILGVSMAVARAAAGSVGLPLYQYFGGVNSFRLPVPMMNIINGGKHAGNGLAIQEFWILPVGADSFHEALMMGVETYHALGHILKDEYGRSSTNVGDEGGYAPGINKTREALDAILAAIDRAGYKGKVKMGLDAAASEFYKDGKYQIDEKDLTRNDLVSYYLDLIKDYPLIALEDPFAEDDWDGFTGLTNKAKGVTIIGDDLFVTNVKRLQRGIDTGAANALLLKLNQIGTISEAFDAATLAFRNKYKVAVSHRSGETCDPIIADVAVALGAQLIKTGAPARSERTSKYNRLLKIEETLGNTAEYTRL, encoded by the coding sequence TTGCCAGTTCCGATAGAAAAGATACATGCCAGGGAGATCCTGGACTCGCGCGGAAACCCGACGATAGAGGTGGAGGTTTATACGCCTGTATGTATGGGCCAGGCTTGTGTGCCTTCCGGGGCTTCGACCGGCACCCATGAAGCGCTGGAGCTCAGGGATAACGATCGACGATACGGTGGTAAGGGTGTTCGAAAAGCAGTTAATAATATAAAAGAGATCATTAGCCGGAAGCTCATCGGAATGGAAGTGACCGGGCAAAGGGAGATCGACGAGCTGATGATCGGTATGGATGGGACCGAGAATAAGTCGAAGCTGGGCGCAAACGCGATCCTGGGCGTATCCATGGCCGTTGCCCGCGCTGCAGCGGGATCGGTTGGATTACCCCTATACCAATATTTCGGCGGGGTCAACTCATTCCGGCTCCCTGTACCAATGATGAACATCATCAATGGAGGCAAGCATGCCGGGAACGGCCTGGCAATACAGGAGTTTTGGATCCTGCCTGTCGGCGCCGATAGCTTCCATGAAGCGCTGATGATGGGTGTCGAAACATACCATGCTCTTGGACATATATTGAAAGATGAGTACGGCAGATCATCGACTAACGTGGGTGATGAGGGCGGATATGCCCCGGGCATCAATAAGACCAGAGAAGCCCTCGATGCGATCCTGGCAGCTATTGACAGGGCAGGATATAAGGGTAAAGTGAAAATGGGCCTGGATGCGGCCGCGTCAGAATTTTATAAGGACGGTAAGTACCAAATCGACGAAAAAGACCTTACCCGTAATGACCTTGTTTCCTATTACCTGGACCTTATCAAGGACTACCCCCTTATCGCGCTTGAAGACCCGTTTGCCGAAGATGACTGGGACGGTTTTACCGGCTTAACGAACAAAGCGAAGGGAGTCACCATCATCGGCGACGATCTGTTCGTTACGAACGTAAAACGGCTTCAAAGGGGCATCGATACGGGAGCTGCAAACGCCCTTCTGTTAAAACTTAACCAGATAGGCACAATATCCGAGGCTTTTGACGCCGCCACCCTCGCATTCAGAAATAAGTATAAGGTCGCCGTAAGCCATCGTTCGGGCGAGACATGTGATCCCATTATCGCAGATGTCGCAGTAGCGCTGGGGGCTCAGCTTATAAAGACAGGAGCGCCGGCGAGAAGCGAACGGACGTCCAAGTATAACCGTTTACTAAAAATTGAAGAGACGCTTGGAAATACGGCAGAATACACCCGGCTATGA
- the ppsA gene encoding phosphoenolpyruvate synthase: MVEYKAGHKTVTDKNILWFDEIGMETLPQVGGKNASLGEMYRELTSQDVRIPNGFAITARGYWHFLKSAGILDKLKETLSGLDKSNLQDLAERGRKAREMILNARIPDDLWQEIKAAYDRLGEQYGPDTDVAVRSSATAEDLPTTSFAGQMESYLNVRGYDELKDALVKCYASLFTDRAISYRVDNNFDHFKVALSIGIMKMVRSDLASSGVMFTLDTETGFRDVVFITGSYGLGENIVKGAVNPDEYYVFKPTLRKGFKPVIKKTLGDKQIKMIYSTEKGGGQTRNITVPEDDRRMFCLSDDEVLTLAKYALDIEDHYSRKAGKSMPMDIEWAKDGVLNQLFIVQARPETVQSQKDRDVLETYYLETKGSVLATGKSVGQKIGTGMARIIKDVAHLSSLKPGEVLVSDTTTPDWEPAMKIASAIVTNRGGRTSHAAIVSREFGIPAVVGTDDATEKIRDGQEVTVSCAEGDIGFVYKDKLPYHVDKTSLKGLQRPKTLIRINIGNPEDAFAISMIPNDGVGLARLEFIISSYIKIHPMALVHPEKVTDGAIRKKIDDLTYGYENKEDYFMDKLAQGIGTIAAAFYPKPVIVRFSDFKSNEYASLIGGEYFEPQENNPMLGFRGASRYYNERYREGFALECKAIKKVRDTMGLTNVIAKIPFCRRIEEMKKVQEEMAKNGLKRGENGLEVFMMCEIPSNVILADEFCQYVDGLSIGSNDLTQMVLGVDRDSEILAAEFDERDPAAMKMVSEAIQGARRNGKHSALDGQAPSDYPEYAEFLVREGIDSISLNPDSVMRITLKVLDAEKKGISGEAERRAPAS, translated from the coding sequence ATGGTAGAATATAAAGCAGGACACAAGACAGTAACTGATAAAAATATTCTCTGGTTCGACGAGATCGGGATGGAAACCCTGCCGCAGGTGGGCGGCAAGAATGCATCACTGGGAGAAATGTACCGGGAACTGACCTCACAGGATGTAAGGATACCGAATGGCTTCGCCATTACTGCCCGGGGATACTGGCATTTTCTCAAATCAGCGGGGATCCTCGATAAGCTTAAGGAGACCCTGTCCGGCCTGGACAAATCGAATCTCCAGGACCTGGCGGAACGGGGCAGGAAAGCCCGGGAGATGATCCTGAACGCACGGATCCCGGATGACCTGTGGCAGGAGATCAAGGCCGCATATGACCGACTGGGGGAACAGTACGGTCCGGACACGGACGTGGCTGTACGTAGCTCGGCCACAGCCGAAGACCTGCCCACAACCTCATTCGCAGGCCAGATGGAGTCATATCTGAACGTGCGCGGCTATGACGAGCTTAAAGATGCCCTCGTCAAATGCTACGCTTCGCTCTTCACCGACCGGGCAATATCATATCGCGTTGATAACAATTTCGACCATTTCAAAGTAGCTCTTTCCATAGGGATCATGAAGATGGTCCGGTCCGACCTGGCATCCAGCGGTGTCATGTTCACCCTGGACACCGAGACGGGATTCAGGGACGTGGTCTTCATAACCGGCTCTTATGGCCTGGGAGAGAATATCGTCAAAGGCGCAGTTAACCCGGACGAGTATTATGTCTTCAAGCCCACCTTGAGAAAAGGTTTTAAGCCCGTCATAAAAAAGACCCTCGGCGATAAGCAGATCAAGATGATATACAGTACGGAAAAGGGGGGCGGCCAGACCCGGAACATCACTGTTCCAGAGGATGACCGAAGAATGTTCTGTCTCTCCGATGACGAAGTGTTGACCCTCGCTAAATATGCCCTGGACATAGAAGACCATTACTCCCGAAAAGCAGGTAAGAGTATGCCCATGGACATCGAGTGGGCGAAAGATGGCGTCTTAAACCAGCTCTTTATCGTCCAGGCCAGGCCGGAGACCGTACAGTCGCAGAAGGACCGGGACGTCTTAGAGACTTATTACCTTGAGACCAAAGGCTCTGTACTGGCAACGGGTAAGAGCGTCGGGCAGAAGATAGGTACAGGAATGGCACGTATCATTAAAGACGTAGCACATCTCTCGTCTCTCAAGCCTGGCGAAGTACTTGTATCTGACACTACTACTCCCGACTGGGAGCCGGCCATGAAGATAGCGTCCGCAATAGTGACCAACCGCGGCGGCAGGACCAGCCACGCAGCCATAGTCAGCAGGGAATTCGGCATACCAGCCGTGGTAGGCACGGACGATGCCACGGAGAAAATACGGGACGGACAGGAGGTGACCGTGAGCTGCGCCGAAGGCGATATCGGCTTTGTCTACAAGGATAAGCTGCCTTACCACGTGGATAAGACCAGCCTGAAGGGATTGCAACGGCCAAAGACGCTGATCAGGATAAACATTGGAAACCCTGAGGATGCTTTCGCCATCTCAATGATCCCCAACGACGGTGTAGGGCTGGCACGACTTGAGTTCATAATCAGCAGCTATATTAAGATACATCCGATGGCCCTGGTACACCCGGAGAAGGTTACCGACGGGGCGATCAGAAAGAAGATCGATGACCTGACCTATGGCTACGAGAATAAAGAGGATTACTTCATGGATAAGCTGGCCCAGGGTATAGGCACTATTGCCGCTGCATTCTATCCGAAGCCTGTCATAGTGCGTTTTAGCGATTTCAAGTCCAACGAGTATGCGAGCCTTATCGGCGGGGAGTACTTCGAGCCTCAAGAGAATAATCCCATGCTGGGGTTCAGGGGAGCTTCGCGTTACTATAACGAGCGTTACCGGGAGGGCTTTGCCCTTGAGTGCAAAGCGATCAAGAAAGTCAGGGATACCATGGGGCTTACCAATGTCATAGCAAAGATACCATTCTGCCGCAGGATCGAGGAGATGAAGAAGGTACAGGAGGAGATGGCGAAGAACGGCCTGAAGAGGGGCGAGAACGGGCTGGAAGTGTTCATGATGTGCGAGATCCCCAGCAACGTGATCCTGGCGGACGAGTTTTGCCAGTATGTGGACGGCCTCTCAATAGGCTCCAACGACCTTACTCAGATGGTGCTGGGAGTTGACCGTGACTCGGAGATACTCGCCGCGGAGTTCGACGAGCGAGATCCGGCAGCGATGAAGATGGTTTCCGAGGCCATCCAGGGAGCAAGGAGAAATGGCAAGCATAGCGCACTTGACGGCCAGGCCCCCAGCGATTACCCCGAGTACGCTGAATTCCTCGTGAGGGAAGGCATAGATTCAATATCCCTTAACCCCGACTCGGTGATGAGGATCACACTGAAAGTGCTTGACGCCGAGAAGAAAGGGATATCCGGCGAAGCCGAAAGGAGAGCTCCCGCATCCTGA
- a CDS encoding 2-hydroxyacid dehydrogenase produces MKIVISEPIYLTEKYKSRLKALGDIDTYDSMPASEDEFIKRIKDAEIVIAGRYGFTGESIRKAPGLRMIALWQTGYDNVDLKAATGQGIVVSNVPDYAFDSVAEYAFALMLNLLRKVDKADKELHRGMFDWRRYMGSELLNKTIGVLGLGDIGNRVVQIAHGFNMNVLAVTAHPSPERAKALGLEFVDLDTLLARSDIVTLHLPLTSKTEHMIGAREIARMKPTAILINTARGKIVDERALISALKEKRIAGAGLDVFETEPLPMDSPLMELDNVVLTPHIAFLTRESVDDCTRVTVENVEMFIRGRPQNVVNRAVIAERGQESVA; encoded by the coding sequence TTGAAGATAGTCATTTCAGAGCCGATATATCTGACCGAGAAATACAAGAGCAGGTTAAAAGCTCTGGGCGATATCGACACCTACGATAGCATGCCTGCCTCTGAGGACGAATTCATAAAGAGAATAAAAGATGCGGAGATCGTGATCGCCGGAAGATATGGCTTTACCGGTGAATCGATCCGCAAAGCTCCCGGCCTGAGGATGATAGCCCTCTGGCAGACGGGCTACGATAACGTGGACCTGAAGGCTGCTACCGGGCAGGGTATTGTCGTGTCCAACGTGCCTGATTATGCCTTTGACTCAGTAGCAGAATATGCGTTCGCCCTGATGCTGAACCTGCTGCGAAAGGTCGACAAGGCGGACAAAGAACTGCATAGAGGCATGTTCGACTGGAGGCGCTATATGGGAAGCGAACTATTGAATAAGACCATCGGCGTCCTGGGGCTGGGCGATATCGGCAATAGGGTGGTACAGATCGCCCACGGCTTCAATATGAACGTGCTTGCAGTCACGGCCCACCCCAGCCCCGAGCGGGCGAAAGCGCTGGGCCTGGAGTTCGTGGACCTCGATACATTGCTCGCGAGGTCTGACATCGTTACCCTGCATCTGCCCCTTACCAGCAAGACCGAGCATATGATAGGCGCACGTGAGATCGCCAGGATGAAGCCGACCGCGATTTTGATCAACACTGCCCGTGGAAAGATCGTGGACGAGCGCGCGCTCATCAGTGCGTTGAAAGAAAAACGTATAGCAGGAGCCGGGCTGGATGTCTTCGAGACAGAGCCACTGCCCATGGACAGCCCCCTCATGGAGCTGGACAATGTGGTGCTCACCCCCCATATAGCTTTCCTTACCCGGGAATCGGTAGACGATTGTACCCGTGTAACGGTTGAGAACGTTGAGATGTTTATCCGGGGGCGTCCTCAAAATGTCGTAAATCGTGCCGTCATCGCAGAAAGAGGCCAGGAGAGCGTTGCCTGA
- a CDS encoding phosphoglycerate kinase, translating into MTIKTVKDIDVTSKRVLVRVDFNVPMNSDGIIGDDTRIRACLPTIKYLIDKHAKIIICSHLDRPHGKVEESLRLAPVAKRLSELISRPVRAMKDCIGPDVENAVSKMHDGDVVLLENLRFHPGEKENDPGFARALSRLGEVYVNDAFSVSHRSHASIVGIPKHLPAVAGLLMENELVKLGKLLERPEKPFAAMMGGAKVSDKLGFMENIINRVDLLIIGGGMAATFLKSEGYRVGKSLVENDRLQYVRDLKEKAKSLDVRLFLPVDVVITEDIHGSSGTRTVPVSDIPDGWAIADIGPRTISDFSQALKECKTVFWNGPMGVFEIQEFSHGTHAMATVMSKLDAVTVIGGGSTVEAVTKMGLEDKMSHVSTGGGATLKFLSGETLPGVAALSEKMIVV; encoded by the coding sequence ATGACTATAAAGACCGTGAAAGATATCGATGTTACTTCGAAAAGAGTGCTGGTACGGGTCGATTTTAACGTGCCGATGAACAGTGATGGCATTATTGGAGATGACACCCGTATCCGTGCATGCCTTCCGACAATAAAATACCTTATAGATAAGCATGCAAAGATCATCATTTGCTCACATCTGGACCGGCCTCATGGTAAGGTTGAAGAATCGTTGAGGCTGGCGCCAGTGGCTAAACGTTTATCAGAGCTGATAAGCAGGCCGGTGAGAGCTATGAAGGATTGTATCGGCCCGGATGTCGAAAATGCGGTGTCGAAAATGCATGATGGCGACGTGGTACTGCTCGAGAACCTGCGTTTCCACCCTGGTGAGAAAGAGAACGATCCCGGCTTTGCAAGGGCCCTTTCACGTCTCGGAGAGGTCTATGTCAACGACGCGTTCAGCGTAAGCCATCGTTCGCACGCTTCAATAGTAGGGATACCAAAACACCTCCCGGCGGTTGCAGGGCTTTTAATGGAAAATGAGCTCGTAAAGCTTGGAAAGCTTCTGGAAAGACCTGAGAAGCCTTTTGCCGCGATGATGGGTGGGGCGAAAGTGAGCGATAAGCTTGGATTCATGGAGAATATCATTAACAGGGTGGACTTGTTGATCATAGGCGGCGGCATGGCTGCGACATTTTTAAAAAGCGAAGGTTACAGGGTCGGGAAATCGCTTGTGGAAAATGACAGGCTGCAATATGTCCGGGATCTGAAGGAAAAAGCAAAGTCTCTTGATGTCAGGCTTTTTTTGCCGGTGGATGTGGTCATCACTGAAGATATCCATGGCAGTTCAGGAACACGGACTGTTCCGGTGAGCGATATACCGGACGGCTGGGCCATCGCTGATATCGGTCCGCGTACCATATCTGATTTTTCGCAGGCTTTAAAAGAGTGTAAAACAGTATTCTGGAATGGCCCGATGGGTGTGTTCGAGATACAGGAATTTTCACACGGGACGCATGCAATGGCCACGGTAATGTCAAAGCTTGACGCCGTTACTGTCATCGGTGGCGGTTCCACGGTCGAGGCGGTGACGAAGATGGGGCTGGAAGATAAAATGTCACACGTCTCCACCGGCGGCGGGGCAACCTTAAAGTTCCTTTCAGGCGAGACACTTCCGGGAGTAGCGGCGCTTTCGGAAAAAATGATAGTGGTATGA
- a CDS encoding amylo-alpha-1,6-glucosidase — translation MGQSKITLKKHTKSTNIMGALVIRENNLTMVTRPNCNIPVMNNYGYGIYYNDCRFLSGYVLKINGKRMTEILSSDQNNYESTIYLTNPDFYDREGNMVSKETLSIIRNVVIPGCVVETITMNNFNEFTVAIDLTLELAADFNDIFTVRGMTEVADGSLMPVSYDGKTLILSYQGRDGHRRSTKARFYPEPTTVNEGLCTFSLDLKPRFSQEIVISISVEDAPPEGGHDKPPSAGIDKMLERIESSYMKVADHTRNFLTDNSLFNRVLLRSMLDLRMMHMSKDGDTFYSAGVPWYDTLFGRDSIISAIQVLPYHTDVVKGTLRLLARYQGKAWDDWQDEQPGRILHELRVGEKANLNMIPQTPYYGSVDATPLFLILMADYVDWTGDIGLFNELIPNVDAALAWIDNSDLAGNGFLSYAARSKSGLYNQGWKDSWDAVMHSDGSLARSPIALAEVQGYVYMAKMRIADLYEKIDRKDDANRLRSEAADLKKRFNESFWIDEKGFFAMAIDPGGKCDVISSNPAQCLWSGIVDKKYARQVADRMFEPDMFTGWGIRTLSTKEVRYNPLGYHIGTVWPHDNSIIACGLYKYGYNDRFSELFTAMYEAASAYTLFRLPELFGGFDRGKHNVPIKYPVACSPQAWSSGTIPHMLMASLGFRPDALNHRLTLVDPYLPSWLNLVNIINLRVGDSFIDLIFQRRITGTLVDVVKKSGDIKVLVEY, via the coding sequence ATGGGCCAGAGTAAGATCACACTTAAAAAGCATACGAAGTCTACGAATATCATGGGTGCGCTTGTCATCCGTGAGAATAATCTGACGATGGTCACCCGTCCGAACTGCAATATACCTGTCATGAATAATTATGGCTATGGCATCTATTATAACGACTGCCGCTTCCTTAGCGGATACGTATTGAAGATCAACGGAAAACGAATGACAGAGATACTCTCGAGCGATCAAAACAATTATGAATCCACGATCTATCTGACCAATCCGGATTTTTATGACCGTGAGGGTAACATGGTCAGTAAGGAGACGCTAAGCATAATCAGGAACGTGGTCATACCCGGATGTGTGGTCGAGACTATCACGATGAATAATTTTAATGAGTTCACCGTTGCGATCGACCTGACCCTGGAGCTAGCCGCTGACTTTAACGATATATTTACCGTGAGGGGGATGACCGAGGTCGCGGATGGCAGCCTGATGCCGGTGAGCTATGATGGGAAAACATTGATCCTGTCCTACCAGGGACGTGACGGGCACAGGAGGAGCACGAAGGCACGATTCTACCCCGAGCCCACGACCGTCAACGAAGGATTGTGCACTTTTTCCCTTGACCTGAAACCGCGCTTCTCTCAGGAAATAGTCATCAGCATATCCGTCGAGGACGCGCCCCCGGAGGGCGGTCATGATAAACCGCCGAGCGCAGGCATAGATAAAATGCTGGAGAGAATAGAAAGCTCCTACATGAAAGTGGCGGACCATACGCGGAATTTCCTGACCGATAACAGCCTTTTCAACAGGGTCCTGCTTCGTTCGATGCTCGACCTCCGGATGATGCACATGAGCAAAGATGGAGACACGTTTTACTCGGCCGGAGTGCCCTGGTACGATACTTTATTCGGCCGGGACAGCATCATCTCGGCCATCCAGGTACTTCCCTATCATACGGATGTCGTCAAGGGTACGCTGAGGCTGCTGGCACGTTACCAGGGAAAAGCATGGGATGACTGGCAGGATGAACAGCCGGGCAGGATACTGCACGAGCTCAGGGTCGGGGAAAAGGCCAACCTGAACATGATCCCCCAAACACCCTACTATGGCAGCGTGGACGCAACCCCCCTGTTTTTAATATTGATGGCAGATTACGTGGACTGGACAGGCGATATCGGGCTATTCAACGAGCTTATACCCAACGTGGACGCCGCTCTCGCATGGATCGATAATTCGGACCTGGCAGGTAACGGGTTCCTTTCTTATGCTGCCAGGTCGAAGTCCGGGCTGTATAACCAGGGGTGGAAGGACTCGTGGGACGCTGTCATGCATTCGGACGGCTCGCTGGCCCGGAGCCCGATAGCTCTGGCGGAAGTGCAGGGCTATGTCTACATGGCAAAAATGCGTATTGCCGACCTATATGAAAAAATTGACAGAAAGGACGACGCGAACCGGCTCAGGAGCGAGGCGGCGGATCTGAAGAAGAGGTTCAACGAAAGTTTCTGGATAGACGAAAAGGGCTTCTTTGCGATGGCTATCGATCCCGGCGGAAAGTGCGATGTCATATCCTCTAACCCGGCACAGTGCCTGTGGTCAGGGATCGTCGATAAAAAATATGCCCGGCAAGTTGCTGACAGGATGTTCGAGCCGGACATGTTCACCGGCTGGGGTATACGCACGCTCTCAACGAAGGAAGTCCGCTACAACCCGCTGGGATACCACATCGGGACCGTCTGGCCTCACGATAACTCCATAATCGCATGCGGCCTGTACAAGTACGGGTATAATGACAGGTTTTCCGAACTTTTTACTGCCATGTACGAGGCGGCCAGCGCATATACGCTGTTCCGTTTACCGGAGCTTTTCGGAGGGTTCGACCGGGGCAAACACAACGTGCCCATAAAGTACCCGGTCGCCTGCAGTCCGCAGGCATGGTCGTCCGGCACGATACCGCACATGCTCATGGCTTCACTTGGTTTTCGGCCTGATGCCCTGAATCACCGGCTTACTCTGGTGGACCCGTATCTCCCGTCGTGGCTGAACCTTGTCAATATCATAAACCTGAGAGTAGGTGACTCTTTTATCGATCTGATATTTCAGCGAAGGATAACCGGCACTCTCGTCGACGTGGTGAAAAAAAGCGGGGATATCAAGGTACTGGTGGAATACTGA
- a CDS encoding ABC transporter permease has product MIQDISTIIWKEWKELFFARGGGFKGGITGLLIFVTVFGVFLPLQYGPTMVDSPVMMLSWLWVPLLLVMGVVTDSFAGERERHTLETLLASRLPDRAILFGKIGAAVLYGWGFTIACLIIGILTINIAHWSGSILMYAPETALSILVLSLLISGLMGSVGVLVSLRAATVKEAQQKLSIAIFGIAAIPFGAIVLLPNLPEEYLVKLTEILMSIGMTEIVVAAVAILVVMDVIFIGLGIARFRRSKLILD; this is encoded by the coding sequence ATGATACAGGATATTTCAACGATAATCTGGAAAGAGTGGAAAGAGCTTTTCTTCGCGCGCGGAGGGGGCTTCAAGGGCGGCATTACCGGACTTCTGATATTCGTGACAGTATTCGGCGTCTTTTTACCTTTGCAGTACGGGCCTACAATGGTCGATTCGCCGGTCATGATGCTGTCATGGCTATGGGTACCGCTGCTGCTGGTCATGGGAGTCGTGACGGACTCGTTCGCAGGAGAGCGTGAGAGACATACATTAGAGACCCTCCTAGCAAGCAGATTACCGGACCGTGCTATACTGTTCGGGAAGATCGGTGCCGCAGTCCTTTATGGCTGGGGATTCACGATAGCATGCCTGATCATCGGTATCCTTACGATCAACATAGCCCACTGGAGCGGCAGCATTCTAATGTACGCCCCGGAAACAGCCCTGTCTATACTTGTATTAAGCTTGCTTATAAGCGGGCTGATGGGATCGGTGGGAGTACTCGTATCGCTCAGGGCAGCCACGGTCAAAGAGGCACAGCAAAAGCTGAGCATCGCGATATTCGGTATCGCCGCGATACCATTCGGCGCCATCGTCCTGCTCCCCAATCTTCCGGAAGAGTATCTGGTAAAGCTGACCGAGATACTGATGAGCATTGGCATGACCGAGATAGTCGTGGCGGCAGTGGCCATACTTGTTGTGATGGACGTGATATTCATCGGGCTCGGGATAGCAAGGTTCCGGCGTTCGAAACTTATTCTGGATTGA
- a CDS encoding ABC transporter ATP-binding protein, protein MSNIAIHTDALTRDFKNIRAVNEVTLEVPSGIVFGFLGPNGSGKTTMIRLLLGLLEPSTGSAKVLGFDTMKQADEIRARSGALLEFNGLYERLSAEDNLEFYGKVWKMPAQERKERIKELLTHMNLWDRRGEKVGNWSRGMKQKLAVSRAMLHRPSLLFLDEPTAGLDPIAASGLRDDLDRLVKSEGVTVFLTTHNLVEAERLCKKVGVINKGKLIAVGHPDELRARTGSPQVEIVGRGFNDIVMSSIRSRPEVASVEMMNDRLVVSLNKDAATSGLVSAIVSAGGEIEEVRKGTASLEDAFLAMMEVEE, encoded by the coding sequence ATGAGTAACATTGCTATTCATACGGATGCCCTTACGCGTGATTTCAAGAATATCAGAGCAGTTAATGAAGTGACCCTTGAGGTACCCTCGGGGATAGTGTTCGGTTTTCTTGGGCCGAACGGAAGCGGCAAGACTACCATGATAAGACTGCTGCTCGGGCTCCTGGAACCGTCGACAGGCAGCGCTAAAGTGCTCGGGTTCGACACTATGAAGCAAGCCGACGAGATACGGGCCAGATCGGGCGCGCTGCTTGAGTTTAACGGGTTATATGAGAGGCTTAGTGCCGAGGATAACCTTGAATTCTATGGAAAAGTATGGAAAATGCCCGCACAAGAGAGAAAAGAGCGTATAAAAGAACTGCTCACCCACATGAACCTCTGGGATAGACGCGGGGAAAAAGTGGGCAACTGGAGCCGCGGCATGAAACAAAAGCTGGCCGTGTCCAGGGCTATGCTTCACCGCCCTTCGCTGCTTTTTCTTGACGAGCCCACTGCAGGCCTTGATCCGATAGCTGCATCAGGCTTGCGCGATGATCTCGACAGGCTCGTGAAAAGTGAGGGTGTCACAGTATTCCTGACCACCCATAATCTTGTGGAGGCTGAAAGGCTCTGTAAAAAGGTCGGCGTGATAAACAAAGGAAAACTTATAGCTGTGGGCCATCCTGACGAGCTGAGAGCAAGGACAGGCTCGCCGCAGGTCGAGATCGTCGGACGCGGCTTCAATGATATTGTGATGAGCAGTATCAGGTCAAGACCGGAAGTCGCATCTGTGGAAATGATGAATGACAGACTTGTCGTCTCCCTGAACAAGGATGCTGCGACATCAGGCCTCGTCAGTGCGATAGTCAGTGCCGGGGGCGAGATCGAGGAAGTGCGGAAAGGGACCGCCAGCCTGGAGGATGCTTTCCTCGCGATGATGGAGGTCGAAGAATGA
- a CDS encoding helix-turn-helix transcriptional regulator: protein MRTRIKEFRARHDLTQEDLAKKVGVRRETIVFLEKGRYNPSLKLAHDIAKALHSSIDELFIFEEDEGKETTTDN from the coding sequence ATGAGGACAAGGATCAAGGAGTTCAGGGCCAGGCATGACCTGACGCAGGAAGATCTTGCGAAGAAGGTAGGCGTGAGAAGAGAGACTATAGTATTTCTCGAAAAGGGCAGGTATAATCCCTCTTTAAAACTGGCACATGATATTGCTAAAGCCCTCCATTCTTCTATAGATGAACTATTTATTTTTGAAGAGGATGAGGGAAAAGAGACAACTACGGATAACTAG
- a CDS encoding dihydroneopterin aldolase family protein — translation MTITARDNAVFEAGIKLGALYHQFVGSPVSLRTAESLEKAISESISVQPYVKSISVSINRKMIEENLSSFGYTELKGPMLDVDAVIKYPGYEVNVGIAYKDGYPLMFIKEIREA, via the coding sequence ATGACTATAACTGCCAGGGATAACGCTGTGTTTGAGGCGGGCATAAAGCTCGGCGCGCTTTACCATCAGTTCGTCGGCTCACCAGTGAGCCTTCGGACTGCCGAAAGCCTGGAAAAAGCGATCTCCGAAAGTATATCCGTACAGCCATATGTTAAAAGCATCTCAGTATCGATAAACAGAAAAATGATAGAAGAAAACCTGAGTTCGTTCGGCTATACGGAGCTTAAAGGCCCAATGCTGGATGTCGATGCCGTCATAAAATACCCGGGTTATGAGGTAAACGTCGGTATCGCTTACAAAGACGGGTATCCCCTGATGTTTATCAAAGAAATAAGGGAGGCATAA